From the Acidicapsa ligni genome, one window contains:
- a CDS encoding glutathionylspermidine synthase family protein, whose translation MERIGLTYHTCADGSAYWDESAYWEFSAAEIDRLEAATAEVQRMALAAGDFILTNDRLKQMQIPEVAWARIRATWESEPPALYGRLDLAYDGRQIKLLEYNADTPTALVETAVAQWYWLEDCFPKADQFNSLHEKLIAKWKDLNPYVSQPMHFAHDGSEEDAMTVAYLRDTAQQAGLRTEGMTMHEIGWEDAENRFVDLQGLPIRTLFKLYPWEWMLKEDFGSHALATMNATSQSPVAGMVQWIEPIWKMLWSNKALLAILWEMNPNHELLLPAYLDGPRNMQNYVRKPLFGREGAGITVFRNWIADEGAANEGAGGVASDAGGFVYQGLASMAQADGKTAVFGSWLVDGEPAGMGIRESDGLITTNTSRFVPHLFR comes from the coding sequence GTGGAACGCATTGGCCTGACGTACCATACGTGCGCGGATGGCAGCGCGTATTGGGATGAGTCGGCGTACTGGGAGTTTTCGGCTGCGGAGATTGACCGACTGGAGGCGGCTACGGCTGAAGTTCAGCGGATGGCGCTGGCGGCTGGGGATTTTATTCTCACGAACGACAGGTTAAAGCAGATGCAGATTCCAGAGGTGGCGTGGGCGAGGATTCGCGCAACCTGGGAGAGTGAACCGCCTGCCCTCTATGGCCGTCTCGATCTGGCTTACGACGGGCGGCAGATCAAGCTGCTGGAATACAACGCCGACACGCCGACGGCGCTGGTGGAAACGGCAGTGGCGCAGTGGTATTGGCTGGAGGATTGTTTTCCCAAGGCGGACCAGTTCAATTCTCTGCATGAGAAGTTGATTGCAAAGTGGAAGGATCTCAATCCTTACGTTTCGCAGCCGATGCATTTTGCGCATGACGGAAGTGAAGAAGACGCGATGACGGTGGCCTATCTGCGGGACACGGCGCAGCAGGCGGGGTTGCGAACGGAAGGCATGACGATGCATGAGATTGGCTGGGAGGATGCCGAGAATCGGTTTGTCGATTTGCAGGGATTGCCGATCAGGACGCTCTTCAAGCTGTATCCGTGGGAATGGATGTTGAAGGAAGATTTTGGCAGCCATGCGCTGGCGACGATGAATGCGACTTCGCAGTCGCCGGTGGCGGGCATGGTGCAGTGGATTGAGCCGATCTGGAAGATGCTTTGGTCGAACAAGGCGCTGCTGGCGATTCTTTGGGAGATGAATCCGAATCACGAGCTGCTGCTGCCTGCGTACCTCGATGGCCCGCGCAATATGCAGAACTATGTGCGCAAGCCGCTGTTTGGACGCGAGGGCGCTGGGATTACGGTGTTTCGCAACTGGATTGCGGATGAAGGCGCTGCAAATGAAGGGGCTGGGGGTGTGGCTTCCGATGCGGGAGGGTTTGTCTACCAGGGGCTGGCTTCGATGGCGCAGGCCGATGGAAAGACGGCTGTCTTTGGAAGCTGGCTGGTCGATGGCGAGCCGGCGGGGATGGGGATTCGCGAATCGGATGGATTGATTACGACGAATACGAGCCGCTTTGTGCCGCACTTGTTCCGTTAG
- the rbsK gene encoding ribokinase, with product MSDMKPIVVVGSINMDLVATADHIPAGGETILGTGFLMHPGGKGANQAVAAARLGCSVQMIGQLGSDDLGKQLRDGLTRAGVDTAAVGTVPGSSGVALITVSAAGENSIVVAPGANTQVTPAFLDQHKDKIANAGIVLAQLEIPLETVLRLAQLCAEAKVPFILDPAPAHKLPDALLPLVTWLTPNETEAAFYLGHPIANGGTDAAAEELLKKGAKGVILKLGSKGSYFAQAGGNEATIKAFPVKAVDSTGAGDAFNGAYAAALMLGQSRLEAAMFASAASAISVTRHGAQESMATMDEVHKLLGDN from the coding sequence ATGTCCGACATGAAACCCATCGTAGTTGTAGGCAGCATCAACATGGACCTGGTCGCCACCGCTGATCACATCCCGGCAGGCGGCGAAACCATCCTCGGTACCGGCTTCCTGATGCATCCCGGAGGCAAAGGAGCCAACCAGGCCGTAGCCGCAGCCCGCCTCGGCTGTTCCGTTCAAATGATCGGGCAACTCGGCTCCGATGACCTGGGCAAGCAACTCCGCGACGGCCTCACCCGCGCCGGAGTCGACACCGCCGCCGTCGGCACCGTTCCCGGTTCTTCCGGAGTAGCCCTCATCACCGTCTCCGCCGCAGGCGAAAACAGCATCGTCGTCGCCCCCGGAGCCAACACCCAGGTCACGCCAGCCTTCCTCGATCAGCACAAGGACAAGATCGCCAACGCGGGCATCGTCCTCGCGCAACTTGAGATTCCACTCGAAACAGTCCTGCGCCTCGCCCAGCTCTGCGCCGAAGCAAAAGTCCCTTTCATTCTGGACCCCGCGCCCGCCCACAAGCTGCCCGACGCCTTACTGCCGCTCGTCACATGGCTCACGCCAAACGAAACCGAAGCCGCCTTCTACCTCGGCCATCCAATCGCCAACGGAGGCACCGACGCGGCAGCAGAAGAACTCCTCAAGAAAGGCGCAAAAGGCGTCATCCTGAAGCTCGGCTCCAAAGGCTCCTACTTCGCGCAGGCAGGCGGCAATGAGGCCACCATCAAGGCCTTCCCGGTAAAAGCAGTGGACTCTACCGGCGCAGGCGACGCCTTCAACGGAGCCTACGCCGCAGCCCTGATGCTCGGCCAATCCCGGCTTGAGGCCGCGATGTTCGCCTCCGCCGCCTCCGCCATCTCTGTCACCCGCCACGGCGCACAGGAATCGATGGCCACGATGGACGAAGTCCACAAACTGCTCGGCGATAATTAG
- a CDS encoding GRP family sugar transporter gives MYQPETYAVALFFMICTMLCWGSWANTLKLAPGYRFQLFYWDYVIGLFAGALLLGLTLGSHGTSAGASGRSFLADLHYADHRHIHFALIGGILFNIANLLLVAAIDIAGLAVAFPIGIGLALVVGAVSSYLLAPAGNPLMLFGGVALVAAAILCDALAYRAREATRQATSMRGIVLSLVAGLLMGTFYPFVSKAMSATAPGERAPGPYATAFFFVIGVAICAIPVNYLLMRRPLDGKVPAAMSGYIQARPSWHLWGIIGGIIWCIGATLNFVASRTGVVGPAVSYSIGQGATMITAAWGVFIWKEFASAPRRAKQLLFWMFVLFLSGLTLVALAPLY, from the coding sequence ATGTATCAGCCGGAAACCTACGCCGTAGCGCTCTTTTTCATGATCTGCACCATGCTCTGTTGGGGATCATGGGCCAACACGCTCAAGCTCGCGCCCGGCTATCGTTTCCAGCTTTTCTACTGGGACTACGTCATCGGCCTCTTTGCCGGAGCGTTGCTCCTCGGCCTCACACTCGGTAGCCACGGCACATCAGCCGGTGCATCCGGCCGTTCCTTCCTCGCCGATCTGCACTACGCCGATCACCGGCACATTCACTTCGCCCTCATCGGCGGCATTCTCTTCAACATCGCCAACCTGTTACTCGTCGCCGCTATCGACATCGCCGGCCTGGCCGTGGCTTTCCCCATCGGCATTGGACTTGCTTTAGTCGTAGGCGCAGTCAGCAGCTACTTGCTCGCGCCCGCAGGCAACCCGCTCATGCTCTTCGGCGGAGTAGCCCTCGTAGCCGCCGCCATCCTCTGCGACGCGCTGGCCTACCGCGCCCGCGAAGCAACCCGTCAAGCCACCAGCATGCGCGGCATCGTCCTCAGCCTTGTCGCGGGCCTGCTCATGGGCACCTTCTATCCCTTCGTATCAAAAGCCATGTCCGCCACGGCACCCGGCGAACGCGCACCCGGCCCCTACGCCACAGCATTCTTCTTCGTCATCGGAGTAGCCATCTGCGCCATCCCCGTGAACTACCTGCTCATGCGCAGGCCGCTCGACGGCAAGGTTCCCGCAGCCATGAGCGGCTACATACAGGCGCGCCCCTCATGGCATCTCTGGGGAATCATCGGCGGCATCATCTGGTGCATCGGAGCCACCCTCAACTTCGTAGCCTCCCGCACCGGCGTCGTCGGCCCCGCCGTCTCCTATTCCATCGGTCAGGGAGCCACCATGATCACCGCGGCCTGGGGCGTCTTCATCTGGAAAGAGTTCGCCTCAGCCCCTCGCCGCGCCAAACAACTTCTCTTCTGGATGTTCGTTCTGTTCCTTTCAGGACTGACCCTAGTAGCCCTCGCACCTCTATACTGA
- a CDS encoding Gfo/Idh/MocA family protein: MNRRNFLAAAATGAAAVSLTSPAKVLGANDRVRVGIIGAGSRGQEDMHAVIGVPGVEFVAIADVYSRNRDQAKAIASGAQTYDDPRRLLDRHDIDAVIVATPLFLHSKYFHDTLDSGKDLYCEKTMTWNIAEAIACRKAAETSKQIIQIGLQHESGGEHTDARRWVKQGLPGKVALVESWMSRNSPHGHGQWVRPIPPDCDPQHVGWDLFLNDRPKEAFNGNRFVNWRLFWEFSGGNITENMVHQIAWIMTVLDLKEPLAATMSGGVFSEKDGRQVPDTIAVTLEFPDLTVVWQSTFSNSHFGLGERILGSDGTIEHLSGSTDMISGKSTSGITFYPEKINNPSGRPLTGQSKDVSHMQNWIDCIRSRNRQTNAPVETGYRSAVAAHMANLAYREKRRITWEEAREFKQPY; this comes from the coding sequence ATGAACCGCCGAAACTTTCTCGCAGCAGCCGCCACCGGAGCAGCAGCCGTATCTCTTACTTCGCCCGCGAAAGTTCTCGGCGCAAACGACCGCGTGCGCGTCGGCATCATCGGTGCCGGCAGCCGCGGCCAGGAAGATATGCACGCCGTCATCGGTGTCCCCGGTGTCGAGTTCGTCGCCATCGCTGACGTCTACTCGCGCAACCGCGATCAGGCCAAGGCAATCGCATCCGGCGCGCAAACCTACGACGATCCGCGCAGGCTCCTCGACCGTCACGACATAGACGCCGTCATCGTAGCCACCCCTCTGTTCCTGCACTCCAAGTACTTCCACGACACCCTCGACTCCGGCAAAGACCTCTACTGCGAAAAGACCATGACCTGGAACATCGCAGAAGCCATCGCCTGCCGCAAGGCCGCTGAAACATCGAAGCAGATCATCCAGATCGGCCTGCAGCACGAGAGTGGCGGCGAGCACACCGACGCCCGGCGGTGGGTCAAGCAAGGCCTGCCCGGCAAAGTCGCCCTCGTCGAGTCGTGGATGAGTCGCAACTCCCCCCACGGCCACGGCCAATGGGTGCGCCCAATCCCGCCCGACTGCGACCCGCAGCACGTCGGCTGGGATCTCTTTCTCAATGACCGTCCCAAGGAAGCATTCAACGGCAATCGCTTCGTCAACTGGCGTCTCTTCTGGGAGTTCTCCGGCGGTAACATCACCGAAAACATGGTCCACCAGATCGCCTGGATCATGACCGTCCTCGATCTCAAGGAGCCACTCGCGGCCACCATGAGCGGCGGCGTCTTCTCAGAAAAAGACGGTCGCCAGGTTCCCGATACCATCGCCGTCACACTCGAATTCCCCGACCTCACCGTAGTCTGGCAATCCACCTTCAGCAACAGCCACTTCGGCCTCGGCGAACGCATCCTCGGCAGCGATGGCACCATCGAGCACCTCAGCGGCTCCACCGACATGATCAGTGGCAAATCCACATCCGGCATCACCTTCTATCCGGAAAAGATCAATAACCCCAGCGGCCGCCCACTCACAGGCCAATCCAAAGACGTCAGCCACATGCAGAACTGGATCGACTGCATCCGCAGCCGCAACAGGCAAACCAACGCCCCGGTAGAGACCGGCTATCGCTCCGCAGTAGCCGCGCACATGGCCAACCTCGCCTACCGCGAAAAACGCCGCATCACCTGGGAAGAAGCCCGCGAATTCAAGCAGCCCTACTAA
- a CDS encoding sugar phosphate isomerase/epimerase family protein: MSSVSRRGFLHAAGATGAAVLAYGLSPAMLQAAVANSPFRIAVISDEISPDFDHACSVIANDFGLQWVELRSLWTKNIMDLSDEEIARANAILDKYKLRVTDIASPLFKTDWPGAPRSKFSPKNDSFGASFGFKQQDEVLEKTIALARKFKTERIRCFDFWRLDDQAPYRAAINAKLAEAANIVGKQGLLLVLENEFECNTATGRESVKTLAAVRTPHLMLNWDPGNAVARGELDAFPTAFNLLPKNRIGHCHVKCAVAQPTPAHPDGFEWAAVGQGIPDWVAQFRALKQSGYRQAVSLETHWGGAGSPEASTRISWAGMKDALQKSGNLS, translated from the coding sequence ATGTCTTCAGTCTCACGCCGCGGATTCCTGCACGCCGCCGGAGCTACGGGCGCGGCCGTCCTCGCCTACGGATTATCCCCCGCAATGCTACAAGCCGCAGTCGCAAATTCGCCCTTTCGCATCGCCGTCATCAGCGACGAAATTTCACCGGATTTTGATCATGCCTGCTCCGTCATCGCTAACGATTTCGGCCTCCAGTGGGTCGAGCTGCGCTCTCTCTGGACCAAGAACATCATGGACCTCAGTGACGAAGAAATCGCCAGGGCCAACGCCATTCTCGACAAGTACAAGCTGCGCGTTACCGACATCGCCAGCCCGCTCTTCAAGACCGATTGGCCTGGCGCACCGCGATCCAAGTTCAGCCCTAAAAACGATTCCTTCGGTGCCAGCTTCGGCTTCAAGCAGCAGGATGAGGTGCTTGAAAAAACCATCGCTCTCGCCCGCAAATTCAAGACCGAGCGCATCCGCTGCTTTGACTTCTGGCGTCTCGACGATCAGGCTCCCTATCGCGCAGCCATCAACGCCAAGCTGGCAGAAGCAGCCAACATCGTCGGCAAGCAGGGCCTGCTGCTCGTTCTCGAAAATGAGTTCGAGTGCAACACCGCAACCGGTCGTGAATCCGTAAAGACTCTAGCCGCCGTGCGCACCCCGCACCTCATGCTCAACTGGGATCCAGGCAACGCCGTCGCTCGTGGCGAACTCGATGCCTTCCCCACCGCCTTCAACCTGCTTCCCAAGAATCGCATCGGCCATTGCCATGTGAAGTGCGCTGTCGCCCAGCCAACCCCCGCCCATCCCGACGGCTTCGAATGGGCCGCAGTCGGTCAGGGCATCCCTGACTGGGTCGCCCAGTTTCGCGCCCTCAAGCAGAGCGGCTATCGCCAGGCCGTCAGCCTTGAAACACACTGGGGTGGCGCTGGATCACCCGAAGCCTCCACGCGCATTAGCTGGGCAGGCATGAAAGACGCCCTCCAAAAATCAGGCAACCTCTCATAA
- a CDS encoding sugar phosphate isomerase/epimerase family protein → MRAGVVVTAAACAFSAGESGAAAVTESSAAEPRIRLGVASYSFHKFDRAHVIEFMKQLNVKYLNAKDANDHLPMKPPEATLAAVDAYKAAGIELTGAGVVYFSKDEADVREKFEYCKRAGLSLIVGSPVREALPVVERFVKQYDMRLAIHNHGPEDKEWPSPLDILKEIEPMDKRIGLCIDVGHTARTGTDVVQAIHTAGARVFDLHMKDLADMKVKESQVAVGDGKMPVRGIFEALHAIGYKGFVDLEYEIHDDDPLPGMMKSFAYMRGVLAGMRYSD, encoded by the coding sequence TTGCGTGCCGGGGTGGTTGTTACTGCGGCGGCGTGTGCGTTTTCTGCTGGTGAATCCGGTGCGGCGGCGGTGACCGAAAGCTCTGCTGCGGAGCCTCGCATTCGGCTTGGTGTGGCTAGCTATTCCTTTCATAAATTTGACCGTGCGCATGTGATTGAGTTTATGAAGCAGTTGAATGTGAAGTATCTCAATGCCAAGGATGCGAACGATCATCTGCCGATGAAGCCGCCTGAAGCTACGCTGGCGGCGGTGGATGCTTACAAGGCTGCGGGCATTGAACTGACTGGCGCGGGAGTGGTTTATTTTTCGAAGGATGAGGCGGATGTTCGCGAGAAATTTGAGTATTGCAAGCGGGCTGGGCTTTCGCTGATTGTGGGCAGTCCGGTACGCGAGGCGCTGCCGGTGGTGGAGCGATTTGTGAAGCAGTACGATATGCGGCTGGCGATTCACAATCATGGGCCGGAGGACAAGGAATGGCCATCGCCGCTCGACATCCTGAAGGAGATTGAGCCTATGGATAAGCGCATTGGATTGTGCATCGATGTGGGCCATACGGCGCGAACGGGGACGGATGTGGTGCAGGCTATTCACACGGCCGGGGCGCGGGTTTTTGACCTGCACATGAAGGATCTGGCCGACATGAAGGTGAAGGAGAGCCAGGTTGCTGTGGGTGATGGCAAGATGCCGGTGCGGGGGATTTTTGAGGCGCTGCATGCGATCGGATATAAGGGATTTGTCGATCTTGAATATGAGATTCATGATGACGATCCGCTGCCGGGCATGATGAAGAGCTTTGCTTATATGCGCGGGGTGCTGGCGGGGATGCGGTATAGCGATTAG